The proteins below come from a single Phocoena sinus isolate mPhoSin1 chromosome 2, mPhoSin1.pri, whole genome shotgun sequence genomic window:
- the PLIN1 gene encoding perilipin-1, with product MAVNKGPTLLDEDRPEQENVLQRVLQLPVVSSTCECFQKTYTSTKEAHPLVTSVCSAYEKGVQSATSLAAWSMEPVVRRLSTQFIAANELACRGLDHLEEKIPALQYPPEKIASELKDTISTRLRSARNSISVPIASTSDKVLGAALAGCELAWGMVKDTAEFAANTRAGQLASGGADLALGGVEKVVEFLLPPAKEESAPAPGHQHAQKPPQAKPGLVSRVGALANTLSQHTFQTTARALKQGQALAMWIPGVATLSSLAQWGASAAIQVVSRRSSEVRVPWLHNLTATREEDHNDQMDTEGEETEVEEEESETEENKLSEGAALPGPQGLLGDVVHTLQKAFQSTISVVTWVPAAVLGTAGKLLHLMPARAVSSTKGRAMSLSDALKGVTDNVVDTVVHYVPLPRLSLMEPESEFREIDNPPDEAESPEAERRGSGALPAGSDAASRPAQSRGSLRSARGPGAEDRVDTAAAPRTALPAMPREKPARRVSDSFFRPSVMEPILGRTQYSQLRKKS from the exons ATGGCAGTTAACAAGGGTCCAACTTTGCTGGATGAAGACCGCCCT GAGCAGGAGAACGTGCTGCAGCGGGTCCTGCAGCTGCCGGTGGTGAGCAGCACCTGTGAGTGCTTCCAGAAGACCTACACCAGCACCAAGGAAGCCCACCCTCTGGTGACCTCTGTATGCAGTGCGTACGAGAAGGGCGTGCAGAGCGCCACCAGCTTGGCAGCCTGGAGCATGGAGCCGGTGGTCCGAAGGCTGTCCACCCAGT TCATAGCTGCCAACGAGCTGGCCTGCCGAGGCCTGGACCACCTGGAGGAAAAGATCCCGGCCCTCCAGTATCCTCCTGAAAAG ATTGCTTCTGAGCTGAAGGACACCATCTCTACCCGCCTTCGCAGTGCCAGGAACAGCATCAGTGTGCCCATCGCCAGCACTTCAGACAAAGTCCTAGGGGCCGCTCTGGCTGGCTGTGAGCTCGCCTGGGGGATGGTCAAAGACACTGCCGAATTTGCTGCCAATACCCGAGCTGGCCAGCTAGCCTCTGGAGGGGCCGACTTGGCCTTGGGTGGTGTTGAGAAGGTGGTAGagttcctcctccctccagccaaGGAAGAGTCAG CCCCTGCTCCAGGACACCAGCATGCCCAGAAACCTCCCCAGGCCAAGCCGGGCCTCGTGAGCAGGGTTGGGGCCCTGGCCAACACTCTCTCTCAACACACCTTCCAGACCACAGCCCGGGCGCTGAAACAGGGGCAGGCCCTGGCCATGTGGATCCCAGGTGTGGCGACCCTG AGCAGCCTGGCCCAGTGGGGCGCATCGGCGGCCATACAGGTGGTGTCCCGGCGGTCGAGCGAGGTGCGGGTGCCCTGGCTGCACAACCTCACTGCCACCCGGGAGGAGGACCACAATGACCAGATGGACACAGAGGGGGAGGAGacagaggtggaggaggaggaatcaGAGACGGAGGAGAACAAGCTCAGTGAG GGAGCAGCCTTGCCTGGCCCACAAGGCCTCCTGGGCGATGTGGTGCACACCCTGCAGAAGGCCTTCCAGAGCACCATCTCGGTCGTGACGTGGGTGCCTGCGGCTGTGCTGGGCACGGCAGGGAAGTTGCTGCATCTCATGCCAGCCCGTGCTGTCTCCTCCACCAAGGGCAGGGCCATGTCCCTGTCTGATGCCCTGAAGGGCGTTACTGACAACGTCGTGGACACGGTGGTGCACTATGTGCCG CTCCCCAGGCTGTCGCTGATGGAGCCCGAGAGCGAATTCCGGGAGATCGACAACCCGCCTGACGAGGCCGAGAGCCCGGAGGCGGAGCGCAGGGGGTCCGGGGCGCTGCCCGCCGGCTCGGATGCCGCGTCGCGCCCCGCGCAGTCCCGCGGCAGCCTGCGCAGCGCTCGGGGCCCGGGCGCGGAGGACCGGGTGGACACGGCCGCCGCGCCGCGCACCGCCTTGCCGGCCATGCCCCgcgagaagcccgcgcgcaggGTCAGCGACAGCTTCTTCCGGCCCAGCGTCATGGAGCCCATCCTGGGCCGCACGCAGTACAGCCAACTGCGCAAGAAGAGCTGA